Part of the Faecalibacterium duncaniae genome, GGTTCAGCACGCTCCACAGCACACCCAGCACGCTGCGGCGGTATTTCAGCTTGAAATCACGGCTGACCAGATTCCACAACAGATAGCGGTAGTGCCAGAAGCCGTTGAACATTCCTTTCAGTTTCGCCACGGGCTATCACCACTTTTCAAAGAATTCAAACTTCTGGGCTGCAAAGGGCTCATGCAGCTTGTCCTTTGCGCTGGTCTTGTGCTCACAGCCGCAGTCGGGCCACTGCACGTTCACGGTGGGGTCATCGTAGGGGATGCCGCCCTCGCTGGTGGGGTCATAGACATCGGTGCACTTGTAGCAGAACTCGGCCACATCGCTCAGCACCAGGAAGCCGTGGGCAAAGCCCTCGGGGATATAGAACATCTTCTTGTTCTCCTCGCTCAGGGTCACGCCCACCCACTTGCCAAAGGTGGCGCTGTGGGGGCGGCAGTCCACGGCAACATCATAGACCTCGCCCTTGGTCACACGCACCAGCTTGCCCTGGGTGTGATTCTTCTGGAAATGCAGGCCGCGCAGCACACCGCGGGTGGAGCGGCTCTGGTTGTCCTGCACGAACTCCTTGTCGAT contains:
- the rfbC gene encoding dTDP-4-dehydrorhamnose 3,5-epimerase is translated as MGKFTFTETEIPGVVVIEPQVFGDDRGYFMETYQKDQFAAAGIDKEFVQDNQSRSTRGVLRGLHFQKNHTQGKLVRVTKGEVYDVAVDCRPHSATFGKWVGVTLSEENKKMFYIPEGFAHGFLVLSDVAEFCYKCTDVYDPTSEGGIPYDDPTVNVQWPDCGCEHKTSAKDKLHEPFAAQKFEFFEKW